In Helianthus annuus cultivar XRQ/B chromosome 9, HanXRQr2.0-SUNRISE, whole genome shotgun sequence, the following are encoded in one genomic region:
- the LOC110875615 gene encoding secreted RxLR effector protein 161-like: protein MLDAKPAPTPLSSNVSFVSAGTPFPDTTQYRSIVGALQYLTITRPDIAYAVNQVSQFLHAPTTAHFQEVKRILRYLKGTVSYGLHYSRPVQTSLLGYSDADWARCLETRRSTYGYSIFLGGNLISWSAKKQPTVARSSCESEYIAMANTAAEIVWLTHLLQELHALPSSRPTILCVNQSAIFLTQNPVSHKRAKHIDIDYHFLRELVTAGKLMTKFIPTKLQVADIFTKSLPSSQFQSLRQQLRIGPPPFSLRGC, encoded by the coding sequence ATGTTGGATGCAAAGCCTGCACCCACGCCTTTGAGTTCAAATGTGTCTTTTGTTTCTGCAGGTACCCCATTTCCGGATACTACTCAATATCGTTCTATTGTTGGTGCTCTACAGTATCTCACGATCACACGACCTGATATTGCGTATGCTGTAAATCAAGTCAGCCAATTTTTACATGCTCCTACCACGGCGCACTTTCAGGAAGTAAAACGGATCCTTCGCTATCTCAAAGGAACTGTCTCTTATGGTCTTCACTACAGTCGTCCTGTTCAGACTTCATTGCTTGGCTATTCCGATGCTGACTGGGCTCGCTGCTTAGAGACACGACGGTCCACTTATGGGTATTCAATCTTTTTGGGAGGAAACCTCATCTCATGGAGTGCAAAGAAGCAACCCACTGTCGCTCGCTCCAGTTGTGAATCTGAATACATAGCTATGGCAAATACAGCTGCGGAGATTGTCTGGTTAACTCATCTTCTTCAGGAACTTCATGCCTTACCATCGAGTCGACCTACCATTCTTTGTGTCAATCAAAGTGCTATTTTTCTCACTCAGAATCCGGTCTCTCACAAACGAGCAAAACATATAGACATTGATTATCACTTCTTACGTGAATTAGTGACTGCGGGAAAACTCATGACTAAATTTATTCCTACCAAGCTTCAAGTTGCGGATATTTTCACAAAGAGTCTACCAAGTTCTCAATTTCAGTCTCTTCGTCAACAGCTTCGCATTGGTCCGCCACCGTTCAGCTTGCGGGGATGTTAG